Proteins from a genomic interval of Microbacterium abyssi:
- a CDS encoding dihydrodipicolinate synthase family protein, giving the protein MSTLRLISAEGALSSVLLNDTGTHVRPARPLRSRVAYAAAHVVPRVHADNTPGRPADIDWDSTLAFRRNVYSWGLGVADAMDTAQRNMGLDAAATRELITRSAEVAREQGGSVVVGVNTDHVADQRITLDEVIGAYKEQLHFAEEQGAGPVLMASRHLARVAIGADDYRRVYRAVLSSATVPVVLHWLGTAFDPELEGYFGAADWQTASGVLLDIIAENADKVAGVKMSLLNAESEISVRERLPKGVRMFTGDDFNYVGLIGGDTVGRGDSHSDALLGAFAAITPVASAAIQALDAGDPARYLAILAPTEELSRHVFETPTFYYKTGVAFLSWLNGHQPAFQMVGGLHSARSLPHLSRIVELANESMALEQPELALERWHGMLRLNGLNA; this is encoded by the coding sequence ATGAGCACGCTTCGCCTCATCTCCGCCGAGGGCGCGCTGTCGTCCGTGCTGCTGAACGACACCGGCACCCACGTGCGCCCGGCACGTCCGCTTCGCAGTCGGGTCGCGTACGCGGCAGCGCACGTCGTGCCCAGGGTCCATGCCGACAACACGCCGGGCCGGCCTGCGGACATCGACTGGGACTCCACGCTCGCTTTCCGGCGCAACGTGTACTCCTGGGGCCTGGGAGTCGCCGATGCCATGGACACAGCGCAGCGCAACATGGGACTGGATGCCGCTGCGACCCGTGAACTGATCACGCGCAGCGCGGAGGTCGCGCGGGAGCAGGGCGGATCGGTCGTCGTGGGCGTCAACACCGATCACGTCGCCGATCAGCGCATCACCCTCGACGAGGTCATCGGCGCCTACAAGGAGCAGCTGCACTTCGCCGAGGAGCAGGGCGCCGGTCCTGTGCTGATGGCATCCCGACATCTCGCCCGCGTCGCGATCGGCGCAGACGACTACCGCCGGGTCTATCGCGCAGTCCTCAGCAGCGCGACCGTCCCGGTCGTGCTGCACTGGCTCGGCACGGCCTTCGACCCAGAGCTGGAAGGCTACTTCGGAGCAGCTGACTGGCAGACGGCATCGGGCGTCCTTCTCGACATCATCGCCGAGAACGCGGACAAGGTCGCCGGCGTGAAGATGAGTCTGCTGAACGCGGAGAGCGAGATCTCCGTGCGTGAGCGGCTTCCGAAGGGGGTGCGCATGTTCACCGGCGACGACTTCAACTATGTCGGCCTGATCGGCGGCGACACCGTCGGGCGGGGCGACAGTCACTCAGATGCTCTTCTCGGAGCCTTCGCCGCGATCACCCCGGTCGCGTCGGCCGCTATCCAGGCGCTGGACGCCGGTGACCCCGCGCGCTACCTCGCGATCCTCGCTCCGACCGAAGAGCTCAGTCGCCACGTCTTCGAGACTCCTACCTTCTACTACAAGACCGGGGTCGCGTTCCTCTCCTGGCTCAACGGCCACCAGCCCGCGTTCCAGATGGTGGGTGGACTGCATTCGGCGCGCAGCCTGCCGCATCTGAGCAGGATCGTCGAACTCGCCAATGAATCGATGGCACTGGAACAGCCGGAGCTGGCGCTCGAGCGCTGGCACGGGATGCTTCGCCTGAACGGACTGAATGCATGA
- a CDS encoding sugar phosphate isomerase/epimerase family protein, whose amino-acid sequence MNAVDPRLSMNQATIKYANLETALEVTVDAGVQAIGLWREPVNDVGLDVATRMLTDSGLRFTTHCRGGFFTLPDGPARIAALDDNRRAIEETAALAAAGAAGSTAVLVLVAGGLPEGARDLAGTRHRVQDAIGELVPDALAAGVTLAIEPLHPMYISDRCVVSTLGQALDIAADFDARAVGVTVDTFHVFWDPDVLIQIARAGREGRLATYQVCDWKTPLPADVLLSRHYPGDGVIDFGSLTRAVVDAGYTGDIEVEIFNEDIWAAEHREVVRRTAAGFRDAVVPHL is encoded by the coding sequence ATGAACGCCGTCGACCCACGCCTGTCGATGAACCAGGCGACCATCAAGTACGCGAACCTCGAGACCGCTCTCGAGGTCACCGTGGACGCTGGAGTGCAGGCGATCGGTCTCTGGCGCGAGCCCGTGAACGACGTCGGCCTCGACGTCGCCACGCGGATGCTGACCGATTCGGGGCTGCGCTTCACCACGCATTGCCGAGGCGGCTTCTTCACCCTGCCTGACGGGCCCGCGCGCATCGCGGCGCTGGATGACAATCGTCGCGCGATCGAAGAGACGGCAGCGCTCGCCGCCGCCGGCGCGGCTGGATCCACCGCCGTTCTGGTGCTGGTGGCCGGAGGGCTGCCGGAGGGTGCGCGTGATCTCGCGGGCACTCGCCATCGCGTTCAGGATGCGATCGGAGAGCTGGTTCCCGACGCCCTCGCCGCCGGCGTCACGTTGGCGATCGAACCACTGCATCCGATGTACATCTCAGACCGCTGCGTGGTCTCCACGCTCGGGCAGGCGCTGGACATCGCCGCGGATTTCGACGCCAGGGCGGTCGGCGTGACCGTCGACACATTCCATGTCTTCTGGGACCCCGATGTCCTGATCCAGATCGCGCGTGCCGGTCGGGAAGGGCGACTGGCGACCTACCAGGTATGCGACTGGAAGACGCCACTGCCCGCGGACGTGCTGCTGAGCCGCCACTATCCCGGCGATGGCGTGATCGACTTCGGCTCGCTCACCCGCGCCGTCGTGGATGCCGGATACACCGGCGACATCGAGGTGGAGATCTTCAACGAGGACATCTGGGCTGCGGAGCATCGCGAGGTCGTGCGCCGTACCGCCGCCGGGTTCCGCGATGCGGTCGTGCCGCACCTGTGA